In the Nicotiana tabacum cultivar K326 chromosome 16, ASM71507v2, whole genome shotgun sequence genome, one interval contains:
- the LOC107806706 gene encoding mitochondrial import inner membrane translocase subunit TIM17-2 translates to MGTPETSREPCPDRILDDVGGAFGMGAVGGAAFHFIKGTYNSPKGERLVGATQAVRMNAPRIGGSFAVWGGLFSTFDCTMVYLRQKEDPWNSIIAGAATGGFLQMRQGLGAASRSAMFGGILLALIEGAGIMLNKVMSAPQNFPPMDEPLPNAPGVPGYPTGQLPGQPMGQLPGQAPVSIDGMMAESSAPSSSSSSSWFGGLFGGGKKEETATNSGSKTQVLESFDAPSPPTFEYK, encoded by the coding sequence ATGGGAACACCAGAGACCTCTCGTGAACCTTGCCCTGACCGTATACTTGATGATGTTGGCGGTGCATTTGGTATGGGCGCTGTTGGAGGTGCAGCCTTCCACTTCATAAAAGGCACATACAACTCACCAAAAGGTGAGCGCTTGGTTGGTGCTACACAGGCAGTGCGCATGAATGCTCCTCGTATTGGTGGTAGTTTTGCTGTGTGGGGTGGACTGTTCTCCACGTTTGATTGTACAATGGTTTATCTCCGTCAGAAAGAAGATCCGTGGAACTCAATCATTgctggtgcagcaactggtggcTTTCTCCAGATGCGGCAGGGATTAGGTGCTGCTTCTAGATCAGCAATGTTTGGTGGAATTTTACTTGCGTTGATAGAGGGAGCTGGAATTATGTTGAATAAAGTCATGAGTGCTCCCCAGAATTTCCCGCCCATGGATGAGCCATTACCAAATGCCCCTGGTGTGCCTGGATATCCAACCGGGCAGCTGCCTGGTCAACCAATGGGGCAGCTTCCTGGTCAAGCTCCAGTAAGTATTGATGGCATGATGGCTGAATCTTCAGCACCGTCCTCTTCTTCCTCAAGTTCCTGGTTTGGAGGGCTTTTTGGGGGTGGAAAGAAGGAGGAGACAGCGACAAACAGTGGTAGCAAGACACAGGTTTTAGAGAGCTTTGATGCTCCTAGCCCACCTACCTTTGAATATAAATGA